Within Oscillospiraceae bacterium, the genomic segment AAAACCCGCCTTTTTGCATATGATTCCACGTGATTCAATTCCAAACATACGGTGCGGAAACGGCAAACGTGAGCAGTCCGATCATGACCATGAAAAAAATCGCCCAGAATACCGTAAAAGCAATGCCTAAGATCAAACCGATCAGCGAGGTGATACGGCCCGCTTTGACCATGCCGTTTTCGATGCCCCTCTTCTCGGCTTCCCGTACTTTGTTTTGGCCGATGATGCCGAAGATGAAACTGAGCGGCAACTGGCACAAGACCACCGATACAATACCCCAGACCAACGCCGAAATTTATATATTTATTCTATGAACTTTTATATGGATGATGTGATGGCGTTCTTTATCTTATATTTCAGTTTTGTGTACCACACCATGGGCATATCGAAACATCTGCATTAATTTCTTTGCCGCAATTCATGCAGTACTTGTTTGGAACATGTACAGGGGGGGTAGGATCGTTTACAGCTGGAACATCGTTCGAAGGCGTTTTTATCTTTGAATCAATGGAAATCACCTTATTGACCAGTGTGAGAAGCAACATAAAAAACTCGAAAAGAAGACGGACGACAATTGGACCGAGTATTATTAATAAAAGCCCCATTCCACCCATCCATGTTCTATTTCCGTACCAGTTATCTTGAAATACAAACAGCAACCCAAATCCATATGCGATACAAAAGCATGTGTAAAAGATGTATATCACTTTCATGATTTTATCAATGATAAAAAAGTCAAAGTTTACAAGCCGCCGAATAAAAGACCAGAACTTTGAATTTGATCCTTTATGTCGAAACGAAAAGATGCATATAACTACAGTGAGCGCAATGGCAGCGATGACGCCAAAAACAGTTGCCCCTATAAACGTATCGAGTGAGCTGTATAAATCATCAAGCATAGTGATCCCCTTACATTTATTCAATTTTCTGAATAACTTTCATTATGATCTCGAAAAATCAAATATTTTTACCCGTTTGTATTGTAGTTTATTGCCAATTGATTGATTGCTTCAGCCAATTTATGAATATAAATAAATGGCCCGACAATAATCAAGGAACCCAAAAATCCCCACAGCCAAAAGTCAGAAGAGCTAAAATTGTAAGGAATTCTTCTGCGTTTCAACTCATTCCCGATGCGGTCCGAGATGTTATGAGACCAGACCAAACCTGCAATACCGAATGTAATTGGTGCCACCAAGAAAAACAATAAACAATAATGCATTGTTTTTCTGCCGTCATAGCGGCTTGCGATAACATTGATATCGTTTGATATTCCAGTAAAGAACACGATTGGATAAATTCCGAATGTTATAATGCTATAGAGGATAAACCATCCTAAACCGCGATTTGTTTTTAATTGTCCTACCGGTGCGGATGAACGATAGATCGGTTGTTGGTAATTATTTGCCTGATAATTTTGCTGCTGGTAATTCTGTTGCTGATAATTTTGCTGCTGATAAGTGGGCTGCTGATAAACGGGTTGCTGGGGGTGCTGTGCCTGCTGCTGCGGAGTTCCTGTCTGTGCGCCGCAATAGGTGCAGAATGTGGCGTTATCGGGAATCTCTTTGCCGCAATTTTTGCAGAACATTATGTACTCCTCCTTTTTCCTTTCGGTTATAATTGTATTATATCGGGTAAATAAAATATGTCAATACGCTTTTATATAACTGACGGGTTATTTTTACGAAGCGATTTCCCGTCCTATTGCCTTACATATTTTAAATAGAATTCCTCATCGCTGGAAGTCAGATATATGATCCCCTCAACCAAAGCAATGAGAGAGGGGATACCCGACCAGCAAAAGAGAATATATACGATGCCAAGACCTATTCTTCCCAGATAGAATTTGTGAATTCCGAACCCGCCCAACAGAATTGCAAACAAACCCGCAGCAATTTTGTTTTTTCCCGACTCTTCGAGCGCCCGTCTGACGTCCTGTTGATTAGGGGTTTGCTGATACGGCTGCTGCACAGTCGTTGTCTGCGCTCCGCAATAGGTGCAAAATACCGTATTATCGGGTATCTCTTTACCGCAATTTCTGCAATACATATTTACTCCTCTTTCTTTCGGTTTTATAATATTATATCGGGCGAGAAAACAGATGTCAATCAAATGTTTGTATTTTGATATTCTTGAATAAAAAACAACCGTATGTTAAAATAATTCCCGGAAACGGAGGCGTTATTCTCATGAGCTTGATTACCGTACTTTGCGCAAACCCCTGTATCGATAAGACCCTGCAGCTCTCCGAGGTTCTTCCCGGCGGGACGAACCGGGTTCAAAAGACCATCCGCAGCGTCGGCGGAAAAGGCATCAATGTTGCTGCCTCAGCCAAAAATCTCGGGCTTGCCGTGCGCTGTCTCTATTTTTCTCACGAAGAGAGCGGCTCTGCGGTTGCCTCGTTTTTGCAGGAAAAGGGGATTGAAGGCCAATCTGTCCCTGTTGCAGGACGGCTGCGCGAAAACATCAAGATATTCGAACAAAAGACCAAACAGCTGACTGAGTTTAACGAAAACGGCGACCCGCTCACCGAGGCCGACGCTAAAAAAATGCTGACGCTCGCCACCGAAGCACTCAAGGACAGCGACATTTTTGTGCTGTCGGGCAGCATTCCCCCGGGAATACCGGCGGAACTGTATGCCGAGATTATCGCACAGGCCAATTTTAGAGGTGTGCGCACGATTTTGGACACGGACGGAGAGGCGATGTTTCAGGGCATCCGGGCTATACCGTTCTTGCTGAAGCCCAACAAACCCGAACTCGGGCGCATTTTCGGCAGACCGCTTTCAAGCTCGGGGGAAATTGCCATCGCCGCAAAACATCTGCTGGATGAGGGGATTGCCTATGTCTGCGCGTCGATGGGCAGCGACGGTGCGCTGCTCGCCTGCCGCGACGGCATTTTCTTATGCGGTGCGCTCGACGTTCCGGTCAAAGGCACCGTCGGAACCGGCGACAGTATGGTCGCGGGCATCTGCAAAGCGTTGATTGAGGGCGGCGAACCGGAAAAGATTTTAATCTACGGCTGCGCGGCAGCGCACGCCTCGGTGATCCACGAGGGCACGAC encodes:
- a CDS encoding TM2 domain-containing protein, giving the protein MYCRNCGKEIPDNTVFCTYCGAQTTTVQQPYQQTPNQQDVRRALEESGKNKIAAGLFAILLGGFGIHKFYLGRIGLGIVYILFCWSGIPSLIALVEGIIYLTSSDEEFYLKYVRQ
- a CDS encoding DUF4234 domain-containing protein; its protein translation is MFCKNCGKEIPDNATFCTYCGAQTGTPQQQAQHPQQPVYQQPTYQQQNYQQQNYQQQNYQANNYQQPIYRSSAPVGQLKTNRGLGWFILYSIITFGIYPIVFFTGISNDINVIASRYDGRKTMHYCLLFFLVAPITFGIAGLVWSHNISDRIGNELKRRRIPYNFSSSDFWLWGFLGSLIIVGPFIYIHKLAEAINQLAINYNTNG
- a CDS encoding zinc ribbon domain-containing protein — encoded protein: MLDDLYSSLDTFIGATVFGVIAAIALTVVICIFSFRHKGSNSKFWSFIRRLVNFDFFIIDKIMKVIYIFYTCFCIAYGFGLLFVFQDNWYGNRTWMGGMGLLLIILGPIVVRLLFEFFMLLLTLVNKVISIDSKIKTPSNDVPAVNDPTPPVHVPNKYCMNCGKEINADVSICPWCGTQN
- a CDS encoding 1-phosphofructokinase family hexose kinase, producing MSLITVLCANPCIDKTLQLSEVLPGGTNRVQKTIRSVGGKGINVAASAKNLGLAVRCLYFSHEESGSAVASFLQEKGIEGQSVPVAGRLRENIKIFEQKTKQLTEFNENGDPLTEADAKKMLTLATEALKDSDIFVLSGSIPPGIPAELYAEIIAQANFRGVRTILDTDGEAMFQGIRAIPFLLKPNKPELGRIFGRPLSSSGEIAIAAKHLLDEGIAYVCASMGSDGALLACRDGIFLCGALDVPVKGTVGTGDSMVAGICKALIEGGEPEKILIYGCAAAHASVIHEGTTPCTKADFEKFIPELTVIKL